In one window of Solanum pennellii chromosome 2, SPENNV200 DNA:
- the LOC107011861 gene encoding F-box protein SKIP14, giving the protein MSLNREERFLAGTKLDNSYFDKEYPNEKLDRFGDFWGLKREIDKVQDHKSGKTEMISDDISDFWDLNCEKGNFPDHKDENSKMGSDDIVDLLPQDPFDMDISTKITGWLEGINKDFGLKDLGFCTDEIEVDVQLYAEFNIVVKGAIRVHQDVGENSYVSEIDIGEGLPMDVEIEDIMNSCYWVFRDAAHEDQSGMNDHCDADGGAPSDALYLSLNYLGLRDLLSVEGVCKSLRDVVRSDPLLWRDIQVDYPLSNKITDDVLIKLTNRAQGHLDSVCLVHCPRITDSSLNCVLERNSSLKKLSVPGCVRLTADGILRNLKVLRSAGKPRLKYLGVNGLFGMTHHHFEEFKVLLGVDSSKLPSTRKPRFLQGGQLSVSSDDDYAIDIEICPICQQLRVVYDCPSESCEKKKSTAQSCRACTICIKRCINCGRCLNNCEYEELFSFDNLCLDCCRDCYKEFLDHQERQERITVPLENPVPHKQTSCHFFFCG; this is encoded by the exons ATGTCCTTGAATCGAGAAGAACGATTTTTAGCTGGGACCAAGTTAGATAATAGTTATTTTGACAAGGAATACCCAAATGAGAAGCTTGATCGATTTGGTGATTTCTGGGGTTTGAAGCGTGAAATTGACAAAGTTCAGGATCACAAATCTGGAAAAACTGAGATGATTTCTGATGATATTAGTGATTTTTGGGATTTGAATTGTGAAAAGGGCAACTTTCCAGACCATAAAGATGAAAACTCAAAGATGGGTTCTGATGATATTGTTGATCTGTTGCCACAGGATCCTTTTGATATGGATATTAGTACCAAAATCACTGGTTGGTTAGAGGGTATTAACAAAGATTTTGGGTTAAAGGATCTTGGTTTCTGTACAGATGAGATTGAGGTTGATGTTCAATTGTATGCGGAATTTAATATTGTTGTAAAAGGGGCTATTAGAGTTCACCAGGATGTAGGGGAAAACTCCTATGTGTCTGAGATTGATATAGGAGAGGGATTGCCTATGGATGTTGAGATTGAGGATATTATGAATTCCTGTTATTGGGTTTTTAGAGATGCAGCTCATGAAGATCAGTCGGGTATGAATGATCATTGTGATGCAGATGGAGGGGCTCCTTCTGATGCGCTGTACCTGTCCCTTAATTATCTTGGATTGCGGGACCTTCTTTCTGTTGAGGGTGTTTGCAAATCTTTAAGAGATGTGGTGCGTAGCGATCCACTTCTGTGGAGAGATATTCAAGTTGATTATCCGTTGAGTAATAAGATCACAGATGATGTTCTTATAAAGTTGACGAACAGGGCTCAAGGCCATCTTGATTCTGTGTGTCTTGTGCACTGCCCAAGGATCACTGATAGTAGTTTGAATTGTGTTCTTGAAAGGAATTCTAGCCTGAAAAAG CTTAGTGTCCCAGGATGTGTGAGACTCACAGCTGATGGTATTCTCCGGAACTTAAAGGTCTTAAGGTCTGCAGGTAAACCCAGACTTAAGTACCTTGGGGTCAATGGATTATTTGGTATGACACACCACCACTTTGAAGAGTTCAAGGTCTTGTTAGGTGTTGATAGCAGCAAGCTGCCATCTACTCGTAAACCACGGTTTCTCCAAGGTGGACAGTTATCTGTGTCTTCTGATGATGATTATGCTATTGATATTGAAATATGCCCGATATGCCAGCAGCTTAGAGTAGTCTATGATTGCCCCTCGGAAAGTTGCGAAAAGAAGAAATCTACTGCTCAGTCGTGCAGAGCTTGTACTATCTGCATTAAACGTTGTATCAACTGTGGGCGGTGCTTAAATAATTGTGAATATGAGGAATTATTCAGTTTCGACAATCTGTGTTTAGATTGCTGTAGGGATTGCTATAAGGAATTTTTGGATCACCAAGAGAGGCAAGAGAGGATTACTGTTCCACTGGAAAATCCTGTTCCTCATAAGCAGACAAGCTGCCATTTCTTCTTTTGTGGCTAG
- the LOC107008752 gene encoding serine/threonine-protein phosphatase 6 regulatory ankyrin repeat subunit B-like gives MPPTYFPLRWESTGDQWWYASPIDYAAANGHYDLVRELLRLDGNHLIKLTSLRRIRRLESVWDDEEQFDDVARCRSKVARKLMLECDTKKGKNSLLKAGYGGWLLYTAASAGDLPFVQELLERNPLLVFGEGEYGVTDILYAAARSKSCDLFKVLFDFAITPRFLVRDGGEMDKHIGGEIPSAYKWEMMNRAIHAAARGGNLQVLKELLAECCDDILAYRDIQGATPLHAAAAKGQVEVVQHLIKSFDIINSTDNQGNTALHIAASRGQLAVVEALIVASSSLVYLRNNAGETFLHVAITGFQTPCFRRLDHQIQLMKQLVCGKFNIEEIVNAENKDGRTALHLAVIGNIHSELVELLMTVRSVNVNTRDKDGMTPLDILRQRPRSASSDLLTKQLISAGGIFSQHDHSARRVVASHLKMQHVGSSPGTSFRLSDTEIFLYTGIEHDGNESAELSTSTELSQHNLNTENDCSRNEGKTNSANNAAQRLKRFFYWPKIRKGDTQRLKKLADQSCARNSEAAPVPLRQRFSKPSSLPNNKRTLSVRSNLPSPTAKKKLASGLVNGVMLAIPHLSVRRRSSCSSSFSISSVSSHTSLDQQKATQIENELARPSSSNHVRAKSSDSIYKGNKSLVNQYLCFGASEQTVKATSSELRPYEIYERSVLSTA, from the exons ATGCCTCCAACGTATTTTCCTCTTCGATGGGAGAGCACAGGGGATCAATGGTGGTATGCTTCGCCAATTGATTATGCAGCTGCTAATGGTCATTATGATTTGGTCCGTGAGCTTCTTCGATTAGATGGAAATCACCTTATTAAGCTCACTTCACTACGTAGGATTCGAAGGCTTGAGTCTGTATGGGATGATGAAGAACAGTTTGATGATGTGGCTAGATGCCGCTCTAAAGTTGCTAGAAAACTGATGCTTGAATGTGACACCAAGAAAGGGAAAAATTCACTTCTTAAAGCTGGCTATGGTGGGTGGCTTTTATATACTGCTGCCTCTGCTGGAGACCTCCCTTTTGTTCAAGAATTGCTTGAAAGAAACCCGCTTTTGGTGTTCGGAGAAGGGGAATATGGTGTTACTGATATATTATATGCTGCTGCTAGGAGTAAAAGTTGTGATCTTTTCAAGGTTCTGTTTGATTTTGCTATCACCCCGAGGTTTCTGGTGCGTGATGGTGGTGAGATGGATAAACATATTGGCGGTGAGATTCCATCGGCTTATAAGTGGGAGATGATGAATAGAGCAATTCATGCTGCTGCTAGAGGAGGTAATCTTCAGGTACTGAAGGAGCTTCTTGCTGAATGCTGTGATGACATCTTAGCTTATAGAGACATTCAGGGTGCAACACCCTTGCATGCAGCTGCTGCCAAGGGGCAGGTTGAG GTTGTCCAACATCTTATAAAAAGTTTCGATATAATTAACTCCACAGACAACCAAGGTAACACTGCACTACATATTGCTGCTTCCAGGGGCCAGTTAGCTGTTGTTGAAGCTTTAATTGTTGCATCAAGCTCATTGGTCTATTTGAGAAACAATGCCGGAGAGACATTTCTCCATGTCGCCATTACTGGTTTCCAAACTCCTTGTTTCCGTAGATTGGACCATCAAATCCAGCTCATGAAGCAATTAGTTTGTGGGAAGTTCAACATTGAAGAAATTGTCAATGCTGAAAATAAGGATGGTAGAACCGCACTTCATTTGGCTGTCATTGGAAATATTCATTCTGAACTTGTGGAATTACTAATGACTGTCCGCTCTGTGAATGTCAATACTCGTGATAAGGATGGAATGACACCACTTGATATCCTTAGGCAACGGCCTCGTTCTGCTTCATCAGATCTTCTCACAAAGCAGTTGATCTCTGCTGGGGGAATTTTTAGTCAACACGACCATTCAGCAAGGAGAGTTGTAGCATCTCATTTAAAGATGCAACACGTAGGTAGTAGTCCTGGCACTTCCTTCAGACTCTCTGACACTGAAATCTTCTTATACACGGGCATTGAGCATGATGGCAATGAAAGCGCAGAGCTGAGCACCTCAACTGAATTGAGTCAACACAATTTGAACACTGAAAATGATTGTTCTAGAAATGAGGGTAAAACCAATTCTGCAAATAATGCTGCACAAAGGCTGAAACGCTTTTTCTATTGGCCAAAAATAAGGAAAGGAGATACTCAGAGGCTCAAGAAATTGGCGGATCAAAGTTGTGCTAGAAATTCAGAAGCAGCACCAGTTCCTCTTCGACAGAGATTCTCCAAGCCTTCCTCTCTTCCAAACAACAAGCGGACACTCTCTGTTAGAAGTAACCTTCCAAGTCCAACAGCTAAGAAGAAACTTGCTTCAGGGCTAGTAAATGGTGTCATGCTGGCCATACCACATCTTAGTGTCCGCCGTAGATCATCTTGCTCTAGTTCATTCTCAATTTCATCAGTGTCTTCACACACTTCATTGGACCAACAAAAGGCCACTCAAATTGAGAATGAGCTTGCTAGACCTTCTTCTTCCAATCACGTACGAGCAAAATCATCAGATTCAATATACAAAGGAAACAAGAGTTTGGTGaatcagtacttgtgttttggTGCTTCAGAACAAACTGTCAAAGCCACTTCAAGCGAACTGAGGCCATATGAAATATACGAGCGTTCTGTTCTATCCACGGCCTGA
- the LOC107011708 gene encoding glucose-6-phosphate 1-dehydrogenase, cytoplasmic isoform — MAASWCIEKRGSIRNDSFRDNDNIPETGCLSIIVLGASGDLAKKKTFPALFNLYRQGFLQSNEVHIFGYARTKISDDDLRSRIRGYLSRGKENEGEVLEFLQLIKYVSGSYDSGEGFTLLDKAISEHEFSKNSTEGSSRRLFYFALPPSVYPSVCRMIKSYCMNKSDLGGWTRIVVEKPFGKDLASSEQLSSQIGELFDEPQIYRIDHYLGKELVQNLLVLRFANRFFLPLWNRDNIDNIQIVFREDFGTEGRGGYFDEYGIIRDIIQNHLLQVLCLVAMEKPVSQKPEHIRDEKVKVLQSMLPIKDEEVVLGQYEGYKDDPTVPNNSNTPTFATMVLRIHNERWEGVPFIMKAGKALNSRKAEIRVQFKDVPGDIFRCQKQGRNEFVIRLQPSEAMYMKLTVKKPGLEMSTVQSELDLSYGQRYQGVVIPEAYERLILDTIRGDQQHFVRRDELKAAWEIFTPLLHRIDNGEVKPIPYKPGSRGPAEADELLQNAGYVQTHGYIWIPPTL, encoded by the exons ATGGCGGCATCATGGTGTATTGAGAAAAGGGGTTCTATTAGGAATGACTCTTTTAGAGACAATGATAATATACCTGAAACTGGGTGTCTTTCTATTATTGTTCTTGGTGCTTCTGGTGATCTTGCCAAAAAGAAAACTTTTCCTGCACTCTTCAACCTCTATCGGCAG GGATTTCTGCAATCCAATGAAGTTCACATTTTTGGCTACGCAAGGACAAAAATTTCTGATGATGACTTGAGAAGCCGTATCCGTGG GTATCTTTCTCGGGGGAAAGAAAATGAAGGAGAAGTATTAGAGTTTCTGCAACTG ATTAAATACGTCAGTGGCTCTTATGATTCTGGTGAGGGCTTTACGTTACTGGACAAGGCAATATCTGAGCACGAATTCTCGAAAAATAGCACAGAAGGATCATCCAGAAGACTTTTCTACTTTGCTCTTCCTCCGTCAGTATATCCCTCTGTTTGCAGAATGATAAAAAGTTATTGTATGAACAAAT CTGATCTTGGTGGTTGGACACGAATCGTTGTTGAGAAGCCCTTCGGCAAGGATTTAGCTTCATCTGAACAACTAAGTTCCCAGATTGGAGAACTATTTGACGAACCCCAAATTTATCGCATTGACCATTATTTGGGGAAGGAGTTGGTTCAGAATTTG TTGGTGCTGCGTTTTGCAAATCGCTTCTTTTTGCCGCTCTGGAATCGTGACAACATTGATAATATACAG ATTGTCTTTAGAGAGGACTTCGGAACTGAAGGCCGCGGTGGATATTTTGATGAATATGG GATTATACGCGACATTATTCAGAACCATCTATTGCAG GTCCTTTGCCTTGTTGCCATGGAGAAGCCTGTTTCTCAGAAGCCCGAACACATTCGGGATGAGAAAGTTAAG GTTCTTCAATCAATGCTTCCAATTAAAGATGAAGAGGTTGTTCTTGGACAATATGAAGGCTATAAGGATGACCCAACAGTTCCTAACAACTCAAATACTCCTACTTTTGCAACTATGGTTTTACGCATACACAATGAAAGATGGGAAG GTGTCCCCTTTATAATGAAGGCTGGAAAAGCACTAAATTCAAGAAAGGCAGAAATACGAGTGCAGTTTAAGGATGTTCCTGGTGATATATTTAGAT GTCAAAAGCAGGGGAGAAATGAGTTTGTGATACGTCTCCAACCTTCAGAAGCCATGTACATGAAGCTTACG GTCAAGAAACCTGGGCTTGAAATGTCAACTGTTCAAAGTGAATTAGACCTGTCGTATGGGCAGCGTTACCAAGGGGTTGTCATTCCAGAGGCTTATGAACGTCTAATTCTCGACAC AATAAGAGGAGATCAGCAGCATTTTGTGCGTAGGGATGAGCTCAAG GCGGCTTGGGAGATCTTTACCCCTCTTTTGCATAGAATTGACAATGGAGAGGTGAAGCCAATTCCATACAAGCCAGGCAGCAGAGGCCCTGCTGAAGCAGATGAGTTGTTGCAAAATGCCGGTTACGTTCAAACTCATGGCTATATATGGATCCCTCCCACACTATAA
- the LOC107008657 gene encoding plant UBX domain-containing protein 1 isoform X1, which produces MIVDSAPATKRQRFTAVDPMELESAKAKLAAAKEKFGHEIRVFETATASSVPPDVSSNVSEEPEDFYEFTPEDYYRLLGTKKEEKHLKTKKIREAEEAVRRARITKAVIRVRFPDNYILEATFHPSETIKSLLDLLVKVIAHPELPFYIYTTPPKKQIKDFSQDFYSAGFIPGAVVYFSYDLPKGDDGAAASGSYLQEEVMSLQGLDSMIEKMEPDEPSRDESPTTNPPPSVPDQKPAADKKKIKPKWLKL; this is translated from the exons GCGAAGCTTGCTGCTGCAAAAGAAAAGTTTGGACATGAAATCCGTGTATTTGAAACAGCAACAGCTTCTTCAGTGCCTCCTGATGTTTCCAGCAATG TGTCAGAGGAGCCCGAAGACTTCTATGAGTTCACACCGGAGGATTATTATCGACTTTTGGGAACTAAAAAAGAAG AGAAGCACTTGAAGACGAAGAAAATTCGTGAGGCAGAAGAAGCTGTGCGCAGAGCAAGGATAACTAAG GCTGTAATCAGAGTACGCTTCCCGGATAATTATATATTGGAGGCCACATTTCATCCGTCAGAGACAATCAAGAGCTTACTTGACCTTCTTGTGAAAGTGATTGCTCACCCTGAACTGCCTTTCTATATCT ATACCACTCCTCCTAAGAAgcaaataaaagatttttccCAGGATTTTTATTCTGCTGGATTTATTCCTGGTGCTGTTGTTTATTTCTCTTATGATCTACCCAAAG GTGATGATGGTGCTGCAGCATCAGGATCCTATCTTCAAGAAGAGGTCATGTCTTTGCAAGGATTGGATTCTATGATAGAGAAGATGGAGCCTGATGAACCTAGCAGAGATGAATCTCCAACTACCAACCCCCCTCCTTCAGTACCAGATCAAAAGCCTGCTGCtgataagaagaaaattaagcCAAAGTGGTTGAAACTGTGA